One Punica granatum isolate Tunisia-2019 chromosome 3, ASM765513v2, whole genome shotgun sequence genomic window carries:
- the LOC116200633 gene encoding uncharacterized protein LOC116200633: MAIIPADDLLPIHGSVATSSRKLVVACRRFQQSKLKFLQFGVDQWCHTLVGSFMGKAPEFGKVASVANGLWGKQGRVTVSTMGSLFVFQFLNEEVMTWVLESGPWHVERKYLVLQKWSPQFTEEVLNMRKMPIWVQLRKIPLQYFHPKGISYLVSAIGKPLYMDRATALRSRLDYAKVCIEVEVEKEIPEFLTVDLGDNYTVNVLVDVPWLPEKCDRCKAFGHRCNNAAERPLEAGQSAVSKPDARSCPAVEPATHPAHLVAEKSPVTVTNIFNASSSVQKDKAQGTLSEDLSRGRNQVLTKKQTFADLAEEVEGQENASSSVDEWANASTKEVQLGGKRLPRSASKGVAQVVLKVQGTRKSRSSKGGVGWTAITFVYASNNMLERRVLWQDLQALAVNMRHSWVLMGDFNAVKGTEEVKAVGREVVIDQSMRDFSDFMNAAELIDHTSIGCYFTWSNKRQEGFQVRKIDRVLVNEKWFQGDIASTVEFLPPGISDHCPALLKFGEKENAGPKPFKFFHFWIEHSGYMALVERVWSKTQEGIPMVVLYKKLRFLKMQLKDFNISKFGNVHTQVTDLQNELAQAQATLMESACESPESIKKEMYLRVKLLAALDKEEKLLKQKSRGLIGRKDDYIRGVSASMLSSIFKRKVPASKYQMLLSPIADAEIKEALFSMGNDKSPGPDGFTAFFFKHAWHIVQHDFTKAVQHFFSSGKLRREVNSTIIVLVPKKEKADCMKDFRPISCCNVVYKCITKVLANRLKEVLPDIISLNQTAFVQGRRISDNVLLAHELVRNYHSLEAMGFPPIFLWWIKGCITSPYFSVAINGSLAGYFPGQRGVRQGDPLSPFLFVIAMEVFSQLMDSAAAEGKVGYHPRCKSLQLTHLCFADDLLLFTNGSKTSIAAILDLLNTFYHWSGLKLNPEKSEIFTGGISGESVLDLMTWSGRLQLINSVLFSMASYWCSHFILPKQVVKLVHQKCRSFLWKGLEQHTDWESFDVGDDVQDKWSLDVNHFD; the protein is encoded by the exons ATGGCAATAATACCTGCAGATGATCTTCTCCCAATTCATGGTTCAGTTGCCACTTCCAGCCGAAAGTTAGTTGTCGCCTGTAGGCGTTTCCAACAGTCGAAACTGA AATTTCTGCAATTTGGAGTCGATCAGTGGTGCCACACGCTAGTAGGAAGTTTTATGGGCAAAGCTCCCGAATTTGGGAAGGTTGCCTCGGTTGCGAATGGTTTATGGGGGAAACAAGGGAGGGTAACTGTGAGCACTATGGGTTCACTGTTTGTGTTTCAATTCCTGAACGAAGAGGTAATGACATGGGTCTTAGAATCGGGGCCATGGCATGTGGAGAGGAAGTACCTAGTGTTGCAGAAATGGAGTCCTCAGTTCACTGAGGAGGTTCTAAACATGAGGAAAATGCCTATTTGGGTGCAGCTGAGGAAAATTCCCCTCCAATACTTCCATCCCAAAGGCATCAGCTACTTAGTGAGTGCCATTGGTAAACCATTGTATATGGACAGGGCTACTGCCCTTCGTTCTAGGTTGGACTATGCAAAGGTTTGTATCGAGGTGGAGGTTGAGAAAGAAATTCCTGAGTTTCTGACTGTCGACTTGGGTGATAATTACACGGTTAATGTGCTGGTGGATGTTCCTTGGTTGCCAGAAAAATGTGATCGCTGCAAAGCTTTTGGTCATCGTTGCAATAACGCAGCAGAAAGGCCACTGGAAGCTG GACAGTCTGCTGTCTCCAAACCTGATGCGAGGAGCTGTCCTGCAGTGGAACCCGCTACACACCCTGCACACTTGGTTGCCGAGAAGTCCCCTGTCACTGTGACAAACATCTTCAATGCTAGCAGCTCTGTTCAGAAAGATAAAGCCCAAGGAACGCTGAGTGAAGACTTATCCAGAGGAAGGAATCAAGTTCTTACAAAAAAGCAAACCTTTGCTGACCTTGCTGAGGAGGTGGAAGGCCAAGAAAATGCTTCCAGCTCTGTAGACGAATGGGCAAATGCATCTACAAAGGAAGTTCAGCTTGGGGGAAAACGCCTTCCAAGAAGTGCATCGAAGGGAGTCGCTCAAGTAGTCTTGAAAGTGCAGGGCACAAGGAAGTCAAGGTCGAGTAAAGGAG GAGTTGGTTGGACTGCAATAACCTTTGTTTATGCTTCAAACAATATGCTGGAGAGACGGGTGCTATGGCAGGATTTGCAAGCATTGGCTGTAAACATGAGACACAGCTGGGTATTGATGGGGGATTTCAATGCGGTCAAGGGTACTGAGGAGGTTAAAGCTGTTGGGAGAGAGGTGGTCATCGACCAAAGCATGAGAGATTTCTCTGATTTCATGAATGCAGCTGAGCTCATAGACCACACTTCTATTGGTTGTTACTTTACGTGGAGTAATAAACGACAAGAGGGATTCCAAGTTAGGAAGATCGACAGAGTCTTAGTAAATGAAAAATGGTTTCAAGGGGACATAGCTTCAACTGTAGAATTCCTTCCCCCTGGTATCTCCGACCACTGCCCAGCTTTATTGAAATTTGGAGAAAAGGAGAACGCAGGTCCTAAGCCATTCAAATTTTTTCACTTCTGGATTGAACACTCGGGGTATATGGCACTGGTTGAGAGAGTCTGGTCCAAGACTCAAGAGGGTATCCCAATGGTTGTGCTTTACAAGAAGTTGAGATTCCTCAAGATGCAACTCAAGGATTTCAACATATCTAAATTTGGGAATGTGCACACACAGGTCACGGACCTACAGAATGAACTTGCTCAGGCTCAAGCTACATTGATGGAAAGCGCTTGCGAATCTCCAGAATCTATCAAGAAGGAAATGTACTTGAGGGTAAAGCTACTAGCAGCACTTGACAAGGAGGAGAAGCTCCTGAAACAGAAATCTCGG GGTCTTATTGGGAGGAAGGATGACTATATCAGGGGAGTCTCGGCCTCTATGCTTTCCTCCATCTTCAAGAGGAAAGTGCCCgcttccaaatatcagatgctcCTGTCTCCTATAGCGGATGCTGAGATCAAAGAAGCCTTATTCTCGATGGGTAATGACAAGTCACCGGGCCCGGATGGTTTCACAGCTTTTTTCTTTAAGCATGCCTGGCACATCGTTCAACATGACTTCACTAAAGCTGTGCAGCACTTCTTCTCCTCAGGAAAGCTTCGAAGGGAGGTAAACTCAACTATTATTGTCTTAgttccaaagaaggagaaagctGATTGCATGAAAGATTTTCGGCCTATATCGTGCTGTAATGTAGTTTACAAATGCATTACTAAGGTGCTTGCCAATAGATTGAAAGAAGTACTCCCTGATATTATCAGCTTAAATCAAACAGCTTTTGTGCAAGGAAGGAGAATTTCGGATAATGTTTTACTTGCCCATGAGCTTGTGAGAAACTACCACAG TTTGGAAGCCATGGGATTTCCTCCCATTTTTCTCTGGTGGATTAAAGGTTGCATCACCTCGCCTTATTTTTCTGTGGCTATTAACGGATCCTTAGCAGGATACTTCCCAGGCCAACGAGGAGTTAGACAGGGTGACCCACTATCCCCATTTCTTTTCGTCATTGCCATGGAGGTATTCTCACAGCTTATGGATTCGGCTGCAGCTGAAGGTAAAGTTGGCTATCATCCTAGATGTAAGTCACTTCAATTAACCCATCTATGCTTTGCGGATGATTTGCTGCTATTCACAAATGGTTCTAAGACGTCCATTGCTGCCATTCTTGATCTGTTGAACACATTTTATCATTGGTCTGGCTTGAAGTTGAACCCTGAAAAGTCTGAAATATTTACGGGAGGCATCTCTGGGGAATCTGTGCTTGATCTGATGACTTGGTCAG GTAGATTGCAATTGATCAACTCTGTCCTCTTTAGTATGGCCAGTTACTGGTGCTCCCACTTCATTCTTCCAAAACAAGTTGTAAAGCTAGTGCATCAGAAATGTCGATCATTCCTCTGGAAAGGTCTCGAACAACACACAG
- the LOC116199686 gene encoding ribulose bisphosphate carboxylase/oxygenase activase, chloroplastic-like isoform X1, which yields MASTVFTIGTVKTPLSLNNAGSSGSIPSSVFLGKGLKKVNSRFVAPKASFSNFKVVAAEIDEDEQTDKDRWKGLAYDMSDDQQDITRGKGMVDSLFQAPQDAGTHYAVMSSYEYLSTGLRQYSLDNNMDGFYIAPAFMDKLVVHITKNYMTLPNIKVPLILGIWGGKGQGKSFQCELVFAKMGINAIMMSAGELESGNAGEPAKLIRQRYREAADIIKKGKMACLFINDLDAGAGRLGGTTQYTVNNQMVNATLMNIADNPTNVQLPGMYNKEENPRVPIIVTGNDFSTLYAPLIRDGRMEKFYWAPTREDRIGVCTGIFKSDNVPEEEIVKLVDTFPGQSIDFFGALRARVYDDEVRKWISGVGVDTIGKKLVNSKEGPPTFEQPKMTLEKLLEYGNMLVQEQENVKRVQLADKYLSEAALGDANKDAMERGTFFNNKPN from the exons ATGGCCTCCACTGTCTTCACCATCGGAACAGTTAAGACTCCG TTGAGCTTGAACAATGCCGGCTCCAGCGGTTCCATCCCGAGCTCGGTATTCCTGGGCAAAGGTCTGAAGAAGGTGAACTCGAGGTTCGTGGCCCCGAAGGCCTCATTCAGCAACTTCAAGGTTGTTGCAGCAGAGATTGATGAGGACGAGCAGACCGACAAGGACAGGTGGAAGGGCCTCGCCTACGACATGTCCGATGACCAGCAGGACATCACCCGAGGAAAGGGTATGGTGGACTCCCTCTTCCAGGCACCGCAAGACGCTGGGACCCACTACGCCGTCATGAGCTCCTACGAGTACCTCAGCACGGGTCTCCGACA ATACAGCTTGGACAACAACATGGACGGGTTCTACATTGCCCCGGCTTTCATGGACAAGCTCGTGGTTCACATTACCAAGAACTACATGACCCTCCCCAACATCAAG GTTCCTCTCATTCTAGGTATATGGGGAGGCAAAGGTCAGGGAAAATCCTTCCAGTGCGAGCTCGTGTTCGCCAAGATGGGCATCAA CGCGATCATGATGAGTGCTGGAGAGCTCGAGAGCGGGAATGCCGGAGAGCCTGCTAAGTTGATCCGACAGAGGTACCGTGAGGCTGCTGACATCATCAAGAAGGGTAAGATGGCCTGCCTCTTCATCAATGATCTCGACGCTGGTGCGGGTCGTCTCGGTGGGACCACCCAGTACACCGTGAACAACCAGATGGTGAACGCCACCCTCATGAACATTGCCGATAACCCGACCAACGTCCAGCTCCCTGGTATGTACAACAAGGAGGAGAACCCCCGTGTCCCTATCATCGTCACTGGTAACGACTTCTCCACTCTGTACGCCCCTCTGATCCGTGACGGTCGTATGGAGAAGTTCTACTGGGCACCAACCCGTGAGGACCGTATTGGTGTCTGCACTGGTATCTTCAAGAGCGACAACGTCCCCGAGGAAGAGATCGTCAAACTCGTTGACACTTTCCCCGGACAATCCATTG ATTTCTTTGGTGCCCTGAGGGCTCGGGTGTATGACGACGAGGTGAGGAAGTGGATCTCGGGTGTGGGAGTCGATACGATCGGGAAGAAGCTCGTGAACTCCAAGGAGGGCCCACCAACCTTCGAGCAGCCTAAGATGACCCTCGAGAAGCTGCTCGAGTACGGGAACATGCTCGTCCAGGAGCAGGAGAACGTCAAGAGAGTCCAGCTGGCCGACAAGTACTTGAGCGAGGCGGCCCTTGGAGATGCCAACAAGGACGCCATGGAGAGAGGAACTTTCTTCAACAACAAACCCAACTAA
- the LOC116199686 gene encoding ribulose bisphosphate carboxylase/oxygenase activase, chloroplastic-like isoform X2, with protein MASTVFTIGTLSLNNAGSSGSIPSSVFLGKGLKKVNSRFVAPKASFSNFKVVAAEIDEDEQTDKDRWKGLAYDMSDDQQDITRGKGMVDSLFQAPQDAGTHYAVMSSYEYLSTGLRQYSLDNNMDGFYIAPAFMDKLVVHITKNYMTLPNIKVPLILGIWGGKGQGKSFQCELVFAKMGINAIMMSAGELESGNAGEPAKLIRQRYREAADIIKKGKMACLFINDLDAGAGRLGGTTQYTVNNQMVNATLMNIADNPTNVQLPGMYNKEENPRVPIIVTGNDFSTLYAPLIRDGRMEKFYWAPTREDRIGVCTGIFKSDNVPEEEIVKLVDTFPGQSIDFFGALRARVYDDEVRKWISGVGVDTIGKKLVNSKEGPPTFEQPKMTLEKLLEYGNMLVQEQENVKRVQLADKYLSEAALGDANKDAMERGTFFNNKPN; from the exons ATGGCCTCCACTGTCTTCACCATCGGAACA TTGAGCTTGAACAATGCCGGCTCCAGCGGTTCCATCCCGAGCTCGGTATTCCTGGGCAAAGGTCTGAAGAAGGTGAACTCGAGGTTCGTGGCCCCGAAGGCCTCATTCAGCAACTTCAAGGTTGTTGCAGCAGAGATTGATGAGGACGAGCAGACCGACAAGGACAGGTGGAAGGGCCTCGCCTACGACATGTCCGATGACCAGCAGGACATCACCCGAGGAAAGGGTATGGTGGACTCCCTCTTCCAGGCACCGCAAGACGCTGGGACCCACTACGCCGTCATGAGCTCCTACGAGTACCTCAGCACGGGTCTCCGACA ATACAGCTTGGACAACAACATGGACGGGTTCTACATTGCCCCGGCTTTCATGGACAAGCTCGTGGTTCACATTACCAAGAACTACATGACCCTCCCCAACATCAAG GTTCCTCTCATTCTAGGTATATGGGGAGGCAAAGGTCAGGGAAAATCCTTCCAGTGCGAGCTCGTGTTCGCCAAGATGGGCATCAA CGCGATCATGATGAGTGCTGGAGAGCTCGAGAGCGGGAATGCCGGAGAGCCTGCTAAGTTGATCCGACAGAGGTACCGTGAGGCTGCTGACATCATCAAGAAGGGTAAGATGGCCTGCCTCTTCATCAATGATCTCGACGCTGGTGCGGGTCGTCTCGGTGGGACCACCCAGTACACCGTGAACAACCAGATGGTGAACGCCACCCTCATGAACATTGCCGATAACCCGACCAACGTCCAGCTCCCTGGTATGTACAACAAGGAGGAGAACCCCCGTGTCCCTATCATCGTCACTGGTAACGACTTCTCCACTCTGTACGCCCCTCTGATCCGTGACGGTCGTATGGAGAAGTTCTACTGGGCACCAACCCGTGAGGACCGTATTGGTGTCTGCACTGGTATCTTCAAGAGCGACAACGTCCCCGAGGAAGAGATCGTCAAACTCGTTGACACTTTCCCCGGACAATCCATTG ATTTCTTTGGTGCCCTGAGGGCTCGGGTGTATGACGACGAGGTGAGGAAGTGGATCTCGGGTGTGGGAGTCGATACGATCGGGAAGAAGCTCGTGAACTCCAAGGAGGGCCCACCAACCTTCGAGCAGCCTAAGATGACCCTCGAGAAGCTGCTCGAGTACGGGAACATGCTCGTCCAGGAGCAGGAGAACGTCAAGAGAGTCCAGCTGGCCGACAAGTACTTGAGCGAGGCGGCCCTTGGAGATGCCAACAAGGACGCCATGGAGAGAGGAACTTTCTTCAACAACAAACCCAACTAA